In Scatophagus argus isolate fScaArg1 chromosome 3, fScaArg1.pri, whole genome shotgun sequence, one genomic interval encodes:
- the rybpb gene encoding RING1 and YY1-binding protein B has translation MGDKKSPTRPKRQAKQTADDGYWDCSVCTFRNTAEAFKCSICDVRKGTSTRKPRINSQLVAQQVAQQYPMPPPPKKERRERSERTDKERPDGEGERANGEGRPEGERPERVRPEADTPEKEKSDKEQPIKDKPDTEKDISPAITKKPSSKKTRPKSDNHQSSPSDKHSIQSGKSATKTNKNSHISRPKLKNIDRSTAQQLAITVGNVTVIITDFKEKTRSSSTSSSTITSSAGSEQQHQSSGSESMDKGSSRASTPKGDLSVGHDESF, from the exons ATGGGCGACAAAAAGAGCCCTACCAG GCCAAAAAGACAAGCCAAACAGACCGCTGATGACGGCTACTGGGACTGTAGCGTCTGCACCTTCAGGAACACCGCCGAGGCTTTCAAATGCAGCATCTGCGATGTGAGGAAGGGCACATCCACAAG GAAACCCAGGATCAACTCCCAGCTGGTTGCCCAGCAAGTGGCTCAGCAGTACCCCATGCCTCCCCCACCTAAAAAGGAGAGGCGGGAGAGGAGTGAGCGCACAGACAAGGAGCGCCCAGACGGCGAAGGAGAGCGCGCCAATGGAGAGGGACGCCCAGAGGGTGAGCGTCCAGAGAGAGTGAGGCCAGAGGCAGACACTCCcgagaaagaaaagagtgacaAGGAACAGCCAATCAAAGACAAACCTGACACAGAGAAGGACATCAGCCCGGCCATCACAAAGAAGCCCAGCAGCAAAAAGACCAG ACCCAAATCAGACAACCATCAGAGCTCACCCAGTGACAAACACAGCATACAATCTGGCAAATCGGCAACCAAGACCAACAAGAACTCTCACATTTCCAG GCCCAAACTGAAGAACATTGACCGGAGCACCGCCCAGCAGTTGGCTATCACTGTAGGAAACGTGACAGTGATCATAACAGACTTTAAGGAGAAGACCCGCTCCTCTTCCACGTCCTCGTCCACCATCACATCCAGCGCGGGCTCCGAACAACAGCACCAGAGCTCCGGCTCCGAGAGCATGGACAAGGGCTCGTCGCGCGCCTCCACGCCTAAGGGGGATCTCTCTGTGGGGCACGACGAGTCGTTCTGA